A stretch of DNA from Ferrimicrobium acidiphilum DSM 19497:
GGCGCGCTACCGCTTGGGGAGAGCTGCTATCAGAGTATTTAGGGCTCTATTGACATTCATGTGGATAAACTCGCCCTTTCATAGGGTAACTTCAAGTCAATCGGTCCACAAGCTAGCATCACCAGGGCCAGGGTAGCCTTGGCGGAGTGAAACCCATACGAGCGGGCAATGATGGAGCGAACTTTGGTGTTGAGTCCCTCGACCCTTCCATTGGATACCCCAAGTCTGATGGAGGCAAGTATCCCGTCTCGATGAGTTCGGATGGTCTTTGAGAGTCGGATGAAACTCGATAGTCGTGAGCGTGAGGCTCGCTTGCACCAGTGATCGAGCATCTCATTCACCTCGTCGATTTCGAGGTCTCCAGCAAAGATCGCCCGTAGGGACTCC
This window harbors:
- a CDS encoding transposase; this translates as MGTEALEEVRKDLWREMRKLPSPVYARKFAGARWALLKNPGTLTKRQGLALLAIKQRGGALWRAYEMKESLRAIFAGDLEIDEVNEMLDHWCKRASRSRLSSFIRLSKTIRTHRDGILASIRLGVSNGRVEGLNTKVRSIIARSYGFHSAKATLALVMLACGPIDLKLPYERASLST